From Lolium perenne isolate Kyuss_39 chromosome 5, Kyuss_2.0, whole genome shotgun sequence, a single genomic window includes:
- the LOC127299550 gene encoding uncharacterized protein, translating into MAASTSTSPAGRSRHRNASPRRGDHRKPRSSPSPSPSPSTDGDADRRGRRSRASPPDSDRHHRDPKTSDDNKMVKSGKVDDRPSRPARVSIGVEENDRRTRRSEDDRRRRRTRASDDERDDRRSKRDRSRHHRDSRRRFRRSPNSDSGSSPNARHSPHRRDESSRRRAEDRGREERRMSTEKKEPTPPLPPPPPLPEMIPGRTGGVYIPPFRRAQMLRDVEDKASPEYQRLTWDALKKSINGLVNKVNGTNIKNLVPELLAENLVRGRGLFCQSCIKSQMASPGFTDVFAALVAVVNTKFPEIGRLLLVRIMVQLKRAYKRNDKPQLLAATKFIAHLVNQVVVHEVVALELLAVLLENPTDDSVEVAVGFVKECGAILQDLTPQGLHAMFERFRGILHEGEIDKRVQFLIEGLFAIRKAKFQGFPAIRPELDLVEQEDQCTHDMSFETELDPETNLNVFRVNPNFVEDEKAYESLKKSILGDEMEEDEEGSDDASHDENEEESDDDDDEEQMEIRDKTETNLINLRRTIYLTIMSSVDFEEAGHKLLKIKLEPGQEMELNIMLLECCSQERTYLRYYGLLGQRFCMINKVFQENFEKCFVQQYSMIHRLETNKLRNVAKFFAHLLGTDALPWHVLAYIRLTEEDTTSSSRIFIKILFQELSEHLGIRLLNERLNDPNMQDSFESVFPRDHPKNTRFSINFFTSIGLGGITESLREYLKNMPRFIMQQQKPASSELESGGESSDSGSSSELESSSDESDRKRSKRRKRS; encoded by the exons AtggccgcctccacctccacctcccccgCCGGCCGCAGCAGGCACCGCAACGCTTCCCCGCGCCGCGGAGACCACCGCAAGCCCCGGTCGTCCCcatcaccttctccttctccctcTACCGACGGCGACGCCGACCGCCGCGGCCGCAGATCTAGGGCTTCCCCGCCCGACTCCGACCGCCACCACCGCGACCCCAAGACCTCCGACGACAACAAAATGGTCAAGTCTGGAAAGGTCGACGACCGTCCTTCCCGACCCGCTAGGGTTTCTATTGGGGTAGAGGAAAATGACCGCAGGACGAGGCGCTCGGAGGATGAccgccggcggaggcgcaccagggcTTCTGACGACGAGAGGGATGACCGCCGCAGCAAGCGCGACCGCAGCCGGCACCACCGGGACAGCCGGCGCCGCTTCCGCCGGAGCCCCAACTCGGATTCGGGATCCTCCCCTAATGCCCGCCACAGCCCACACCGCCGTGATGAGAGCTCGAGGCGACGGGCTGAGGACCGGGGCAGGGAAGAGCGCCGGATGAGCACAGAAAAAAAGGAACCGACACCACCtttgccaccgccaccgccattgccggagatgattcccgggcGCACAGGAGGTGTCTACATCCCGCCTTTCCGCAGGGCACAGATGTTGCGGGATGTGGAAGATAAGGCGAGCCCTGAGTATCAGCGGCTCACATGGGACGCTCTCAAGAAGAGTATCAATGGGCTGGTTAATAAGGTGAACGGCACTAATATCAAGAATTTAGTTCCTGAGCTGTTAGCTGAGAACCTGGTTCGTGGGCGTGGACTCTTCTGCCAGTCGTGCATCAAGTCGCAGATGGCTTCACCGGGCTTCACAGATGTGTTTGCTGCGCTTGTTGCAGTTGTGAATACCAAGTTCCCTGAGATCGGTCGTTTGCTTCTTGTTCGCATTATGGTCCAGCTCAAAAGGGCATATAAGAGAAATGACAAG CCCCAATTGCTTGCAGCAACCAAGTTCATAGCACACTTGGTTAATCAGGTAGTTGTGCATGAGGTTGTGGCGCTGGAGCTTCTTGCTGTACTTCTGGAGAATCCAACTGATGATAGCGTCGAG GTGGCAGTGGGGTTTGTGAAGGAATGTGGAGCAATACTGCAGGACTTAACTCCTCAAGGACTTCATG CTATGTTTGAAAGGTTTCGAGGCATTCTTCATGAAGGTGAAATAGACAAGCGTGTGCAGTTTCTCATTGAAGGCCTTTTTGCTATTAGAAAGGCTAAATTTCAG GGTTTCCCGGCCATCCGTCCAGAATTGGATCTTGTTGAGCAGGAGGACCAATGTACTCATGATATGTCCTTTGAAACTGAGCTAGACCCTGAGACTAACCTAA ATGTTTTCAGAGTAAACCCAAACTTCGTTGAAGATGAAAAGGCTTATGAGAGCCTAAAGAAAAGTATCCTCGGAGATGAAATggaggaagatgaagaagggtCTGATGATGCTTCTCATGACGAGAATGAAGAAGAatctgatgatgacgatgatgaagaacagATGGAGATAAGAGATAAAACTGAGACCAATCTTATCAACCTTCGGAGAACCATATATTTGACAATCATGTCCAGTGTTGATTTTGAGGAAGCTGGTCACAAGCTTTTAAAGATTAAACTTGAGCCTGGTCAAGAG ATGGAGCTGAACATCATGCTTCTTGAGTGTTGCAGTCAAGAGAGAACTTACCTTCGATATTATGGCTTATTAGGACAACGGTTTTGCATGATCAATAAAGTTTTTcaagaaaactttgaaaaatgctttGTGCAACAATATTCGATGATACATCGTCTCGAAACAAATAAGTTGAGGAATGTGGCCAAGTTCTTCGCACATTTGTTGGGGACTGACGCCCTTCCTTGGCATGTTTTGGCTTACATCAGGTTGACAGAGGAAGACACCACATCGTCTTCCCGAATTTTTATAAAGATTCTTTTCCAG GAATTGTCAGAGCATCTGGGTATACGCTTACTTAATGAGAGACTAAATGATCCGAACATGCAAGATTCCTTTGAGTCAGTCTTCCCGAGAGATCATCCCAAGAATACTAGGTTCTCCATAAATTTCTTCACCTCCATTGGTCTTGGAGGTATCACAGAGAGCCTGCGAGAGTACCTGAAGAACATGCCCCGGTTTATAATGCAGCAACAGAAGCCTGCGTCATCTGAGTTGGAATCAGGTGGAGAAAGCTCTGATTCAGGATCTAGTTCCGAGTTGGAATCAAGCTCTGATGAGAGTGACAGGAAACGGAGCAAGAGAAGGAAGAGGAGCTAA